AGTCTTTGATGCCCCGATTTGAAACGATGACGCGAGAAGATTGAAAGCGCGCTAGCTTCCGTCGACATTAACTTCCGCGATTGATGTTGAGAGCGCCTGTACCGGAGCTTGTGCACGGCGCCGGAGTACGGAAGCCGCCAAGGGGAAGAGAAGTACGGAGAGCATGCCTGCTCCAACCAAGGCGGCGGCATTGTCTGGTTGCATCCTTCCGCTGCGGACTCCTAATTCCGTGATAGCTACGATGAGCGGCAGTTCGGTTGCGGAATACAGGGCCAGCGGCGCCAGTTGCTGTGAGGGCAAGTGGCGGCGATACAGCAAGGTTGGCAGCCCGCGCACCACAAGAAACAGAACCAGGAACACAGGGACACGCATGTAGGTTTGTGGGCCACTAAGCAGAGCGTTAAGACCGAAACGCATGCCGCTGGTGACGAAGAACATGGGTATGAGAAAACCAAATCCAATCGCGTCCAGCTTGTGTCGCAACACGTAGCCCTTTTCACTGTTGGTTCCCAACCCAATCACCATGGCGGCGGAAAACGCACCCAGCACCATTCCCAGTCCGAATCTTTCCGCCAGCACGATTAATATGGCCAGCAGCAAGATAGCGAAGCGCACTGGAAGCTGGCTGGCGGTTTCCATCGTGCGAGTAAAGAACGCGACCATCCGAGGCGGGGTCGGAAGCAGCGTCAGATAGGCAGCAACGACCGCGACAACGATAAAGAGCACCAGCAAGGCAATCTGCACTATCTGGTGATCTTCTCGCGTGAAGAGCAGGGAAATGGCGACGATCGGCCCAAACTCACCGACAGCGCCGGCCGCCGTTACGTATTTGCCAAAGCGCGTCTCGAGCTCACCACTGTCGCGCAGCATGGGAAACAGCACACTCAGAGCGGTAGTGGTTAGCGCTACCGCCACCAGGTGAGGCGTAAGAATGAACCCGGCCTTGTAGAGACCCCAGCTGATCAGAAAGGCCACGACTAGCGAGAAAAACCAGCCCTTAACGGCCAGAGAGAGTGGCCTGCCCTGGATACGGCGAAGATCAATTTCCATTCCTGCCAGGAAGAACAGAAATATCAGGCCAATATAACTCAGTACTGCCAGCATGCCGTCAGGTTGCGCCAGCTTCAACAGATGGGGGCCCACTAGGATACCGAAAGCGATTTCCAGCACAATCATCGGCATGCGCAGGGGCACGGGGATTTCACAGATCAGGGGCGCCAGCACGGCAATGAGAGCCGTTATCAGAAGCGGTGCATCGTGGATCTTCACACTCCGATCCCTTCTTCAACGTGGGCGATTCGCGAAATAGTAATTCAGAGTCATTGCCGGGGATAGCCGAATCCCAGGTTTTTTGCCGCTAACGAGGCAGCGGGAAAGCCCGTTCCCTCATCGTAAGCACATGCAGCCAGTTATCGCCTGCTTCGCGCTTGCTTTGGGCCTGGGGTGCTTGTTTGCGAGCGGGTGCAACACACAGAAACCGAGCCCAGAGGAAGTGCGGGAAAAAACCGCACAAGCGACCGCGACCCTGAAGGGCGAGGCCAAAGCGGTAGCGCAGGGAGTTCGCGAGGGGTGGAATCGGGACCATCCCCTGGATCTGAACAACGCCAGCAAGGAACAGTTGATGGCACTGCCAATGACCGCAGAGCAGGCAGACCGCGTGATTGCCGGGAGGCCCTACAATTCGCCGCGTGACCTGGTGGAAAAGCACGTTCTAAGACAAACTGAATACGACAAGATCGCGGATCGCGTAACAGTCAAGAAGTAGGATTCACTCAATCGTTTCGGTCGTTGGTTTTGTGCATTGATGACTTCTTTCGGAGCAAGTGCTCCTGCACATCAGGCCAGAATTCCTGAAATGCATTGCTTCCCATGCGGCCTAAAATACCCCAGGCGGTGCGCCGGGCCGCGGCGGCGTTGGTAGCTTCGCTGTCGGCACGCCAGGTATTAGAAAGAAAGTTGTTTCCAGCGGTGGCGACAAATCTGGCGTAGGCAGGCACTAGCTGGCCGTTTCGATCATAAGCAGTGAAGGTAAGCCGGATGACATTTTCCACTCGGGAGCGAAAGGGAGCGTTGGGCTGCCGGAAATAACGCGGATCCTCTCCCCGCAAGGCACCGAGAGATGCTTCCATGACATTCCCGGTAGAGGTTCCGGTCAGTCGCATGCCAAAACGCTTGCCAAAGCCCTCCCAGCCCGGGCCGTATTCCTTGGGATGGTCAACTGCCGTTCCTAGCCCGGAGCTCAGCACCCCTGCGACAATGCTTTGCGGTCCTACTGTGCTCTTCAGAAACCATGTGAGACGTTGGTGTCCGGTGATCGACTCGTAGGTAGCAGGAGATTCCGGCAGCGTGTGTTGGTGCTCCGGAGCTGGCGGAAGATCCGTCTGGGCATTGACGTTTGCCGCCACCAGACCGATGAGCAGGCACCGATAAAGGAGAGAAAGAACCAAGAGCCGACCAGACGCCGCGACCGCAAATGAATTTAGGGAAGGTTCGCTGGCTTGAGTTGGATGCAGAACCAGAGGACAGGACGTGATCTTTTGAAACTGAGTTGAGGGTGTGAGGGAGGGAAGGCACTGCTGGTGAAGAGGAGACCTGAACCCTCCCCAAAGTCCAAGTCCCCTCCCACGTTTGCCCCACCAGCTACTTCTGGGACACTCGGGCTAGTAGGTAACCCTGGCCAGCACGGCAGCCTGCTCTTGAGCCGACTTATTGGTATCGGCCTTAGCGTTGTTCACAGTGCGATTGCTGCGCTTCTTTTGCGCGTCCTGCTGGTTGCTGGTCTTCTTCACATTGGCTACCTTTTTCGACTGTTGCTGTGCGGGAATGGGGGCGGGCGGAGTTTCAAAGAAGTCGGGCGAGACTTCCTGCTGGGCAAGAGCGGAAACACTCAGGATGGCGGTCATCGTGGCAGTCAGCAACATCGTCTTCGTCATCGTCGTCAGGGATTTCATATTCCACCTCATTTTTGAATATCCCCTGTTGGGGAGATGCCCTGACTAATGCAAGCCCCGTGCCAAGCGGAAATCAAATTCGACTCAAATCGTCGGCCGCGATGGAATTGTCGTGTTTACAGTAAGTTGGAACGAATCACTGAGGTACTTCTCGGGTAGGTTGGGAACTTGGTTTTCCAGTGGGTGTAGCCATCTGGATAGAAAGCGCTATCCGAATGGATAGCTGCGGACAAGGGAATCAGACCACTCGAACGGAAAAGCCAAAGTTGGGGCGCAGCGGGCGAGGAGGTACACTACCCCGCCGGATGCAGCGGCTCAAAATTTGCACCATCTGTAATTACTCCTTCCTTTGGGAGAAGCGACGATGTTCCGAAGATATAAAGAGATTTTCTACGGACTCGTTTTTGGATTTGGAGCGGCCATCATTGACACGCTGATGGATGCGCGCCAAGAGGGCCTCAGCTTTGCTGGCGAAATGGCCCAGCATCCAGTGATGATGTTTTATCGCATCTGCTTTGTTCTGTTTGGTTTGCTTTTGGGCTGGCTGCTTTGGCGGGACAGCAAGCGGGTACGCGACTTTCGGGAACTATCGGAAACGATGGCGCAGCTTCGTCAGCAACTAGGAAAAAATGCTTTCCTGATGCAGACGAAGCTGCAGCTCCTATTGACGCGAGATGACTTACATATTCCGCAGGAAGCCCAGGAACTCATTCGGTTGGTCTATCAAAGCTCGCAGGAACTGCAGGGAGCGCTGAGAGATACTCCATTGTCCGAAAGCTGAAAAGTTGCGGCTCTACGGAGGCGCCTGGTTGCTGCTGCGAGCCGATCGTCCTTCCTCTGACCCCTGTACTCGATTTGCTTCAACAAGAAAGCCGCCCGATGGGCGGCTTTCTCGTTTCTCAAATTAACCATGGTTAGCCGGTAGTTTTAGCGCCGCCGCAGGAGCAGACACCTTTACCGCTTCCCAGGAATTGAACGAAGGAGCACGCCTGACCCAAGAACGAGAGTTCGTCCTGCTGCAGGGGCGCGACCAGGAACTCATCCTCGGTGGTAACCAGATTGGTCCCGCCGGGCCATTGCAAGTGGGTTGCCCAGGCGCGGATATCCGGCACGGGCACAGGGCTGGTGGCATCGCAGTTTGCCTGATTGTCAGAAACGATTTTGATTACGCCATCGGTTGGCGGCGGCCAGCCCTGTAGCGGGTTATGTGTCAGGTCATTATTGACTGACAGGATCAGCAGGGCATTCGCCGAAAACTTGCAGGCGCAGCACTCGGCCATTTCCTGGTTGGCATCGAAAACGTAGATGTCGGCGCAAATATTTCCGTGGGTTCCGCTGAGGGGAGATCCTTGCTCACCGGGGTTGACGATGCGGACAGTTTGATCCAGCGGTGCTGTACCATGACCGCGGTTAGAGTAGTAGCTGACCCAGTACACGTCATTGAGCTGCGCCATGACCAACGACGAACAGGCAAGCAGCAACAGGATTAGTGCTGCTATGGAAATAGCTCTTCGCATTCCGCAACCTCCTTGCTTATCCGGCCATGCGAGCGTCGGAAAGCGCGCAAAAAAAACCTTGGGCAAAGGCTAGTCCTAACGTCTTACTTTGGTAATTCTGCAGAGGGACTAACCCGGCTGGCTAGTCAAGATGGTCAATCTCGGTTGAAAGAAATTCGGTCGGGGAGTGGGACATGGTTGTTCCGCTCGAGTATGCCGTACACGTTCCGCTCGAACACGGTCCGCTCGACATCGTTCTTAAGACCGGTCAATCTCCAATATCAGGATTGCCAATAGTTTTCGTGCAATCTTGCCGAGGCTGCGGCATAATTTCCGCCCTCGCAGGAGGCGGCTATGAACTACAACATCACTCCGCAGGTTGTGATGGACACTCTCACCCGGGTGGGACTGAAGATCCTGGGTGCTATAGCCCTCTTTATCATCGGCCGCTGGCTGATCAGGCTCGCGCTGGCACTGACTACAAAGGCTCTTAACCGGCAGCGCCTCGATGCGACCATCGTGCGTTATATCAGTTCTGCTCTCGGGATAATCCTGAATGTGGTTCTGATCGTAGCCCTGCTCGGGTTCTTCGGAGTGGAAACCACCACGTTTGCCGCGTTGCTGGCCGGGGTTGGAATTGCCATTGGCGCGGCCTGGAGCGGGCTGCTGGCGAATTTCGCGGCGGGTGTATTCCTGGTGGTGTTGCGTCCATTCAAGGTGGGAGACTTCGTTTCCGCCGGCGGCGTCACCGGGACCATCGAATCTGTTGGATTGTTCGGAACCACCATGAACACTCCCGACAACGTGCTGACGATTGTGGGCAACAACAAGATTCTGTCCGACAACATTCAAAACTTTTCGTCGAATGCATTTCGGCGAGTGGATCTGCTGGCGCAGATTGGGCATGGTGTGGATCACGGGAAGGCCA
The sequence above is drawn from the Terriglobales bacterium genome and encodes:
- a CDS encoding cation:proton antiporter → MKIHDAPLLITALIAVLAPLICEIPVPLRMPMIVLEIAFGILVGPHLLKLAQPDGMLAVLSYIGLIFLFFLAGMEIDLRRIQGRPLSLAVKGWFFSLVVAFLISWGLYKAGFILTPHLVAVALTTTALSVLFPMLRDSGELETRFGKYVTAAGAVGEFGPIVAISLLFTREDHQIVQIALLVLFIVVAVVAAYLTLLPTPPRMVAFFTRTMETASQLPVRFAILLLAILIVLAERFGLGMVLGAFSAAMVIGLGTNSEKGYVLRHKLDAIGFGFLIPMFFVTSGMRFGLNALLSGPQTYMRVPVFLVLFLVVRGLPTLLYRRHLPSQQLAPLALYSATELPLIVAITELGVRSGRMQPDNAAALVGAGMLSVLLFPLAASVLRRRAQAPVQALSTSIAEVNVDGS
- a CDS encoding helix-hairpin-helix domain-containing protein, translating into MREKTAQATATLKGEAKAVAQGVREGWNRDHPLDLNNASKEQLMALPMTAEQADRVIAGRPYNSPRDLVEKHVLRQTEYDKIADRVTVKK
- a CDS encoding mechanosensitive ion channel family protein; its protein translation is MNYNITPQVVMDTLTRVGLKILGAIALFIIGRWLIRLALALTTKALNRQRLDATIVRYISSALGIILNVVLIVALLGFFGVETTTFAALLAGVGIAIGAAWSGLLANFAAGVFLVVLRPFKVGDFVSAGGVTGTIESVGLFGTTMNTPDNVLTIVGNNKILSDNIQNFSSNAFRRVDLLAQIGHGVDHGKAIRLLKTGLAKIPNVLQQPAPDVDILQFTPAGPVLAVRPYCNNQHYWQVYFDANRLIRESFTEAGYPVPEQHYVVRSEREPIASAISAPAA